DNA sequence from the Uloborus diversus isolate 005 chromosome 1, Udiv.v.3.1, whole genome shotgun sequence genome:
TCAAAGGTTTTACAAGAAGATGCCTTCTACACCAAAGCACTAAGTGACGCATTCCGCGAAGTCATCCTGCATGAGCAACAGGTGATATCCATCCTTGCTGAGCTCAACAATGAATCCTTGATGGAGGACTTAGGCAAGGTCCTACAAGTGTCGCCTGCCTGTGACGAGGAACTCGAAAGGAGGTTCCGACATCTCAAAGAAGGAGCCAACTCTCTGGATGACATCGTCACCCTCGTCAGGTGCCTATATCCGGAAGACAGAGCTTTCCTGCAGCAACTGAACAAGACGGATAATCTATTTGGAGGTGCACCTACGTTTTCGCGCACACTTTCATCCTCTTCTGATTTCTTCCAGGTAAAACATTTGATACTTTAATTTTATGATAGATTTTCGTACACACCATTTTTCCGAATGTTTTTTtggtgtgtatgtttgtgtgctTTTAATACAATAATTGGAAAAATACGAACGTAGtccatttagtttaaaaaaattgtgctgATGTAGTGAAGGCAGGCCTGGCTCCAAGGGTAAGCagtcgcctagggcggcagattttacgGGCGGCAAATTTAGaagttgaaacattaaaaaaaaaatagcatgaatatctgtttcagcgccataaaattcactgcttcaatgctaaaaatataattgtttagAGTGTGTACCAATGCTTGCATATGCAAACCCCAGTTATTTAACAAGAAActcgctttaattttaagcactttgctattatttttattttgttaacatgttattattttatatttttattattattattatccaaTGGGGGCGGGGGCGGCACTTGTCCAtgtcgcctagggcggcagaactattAGAGCCGGCTCTGAGTGAAGGACAGAAGCAATTAATACTCCACGCCAAGTAGTTCCCTTATCGtgaaaatgtttaatattattagaatatgatttcattttttttaaaacaattttccttcTGTTTCTCTATTTTATCTCCATTTAATTGACAGGCCATGAAAGAGCTGGCTACTCTTGGTCCCgaaaccataaaaaaaataagtggtGCTGCTTTACAAAGTACTACTGCTGAAGCGACCTGGGCAGCCACTGGTGCTCAGGTTGCCTCTTTCACCACACAAATGATTGCAGCTGGTTTGGGAGCCATTTTCGTGGCACTGGACATCTATCAGTTCATGAAAACTTCTGAGAACTATGACAAGGGTTCCAAGACGGAACTTGCTGAGCGCATGCGTATGGTGGCTGAGCAACTTGCgctagaaaagcaacaaattgaaaaattgagcGACTTGTACAGAAAGCAATTAAATGTGGATGTGCTGAAGGAGACATCCTGATAGtgataaaataattgaatgtGTATATTTTTCTAGCATCGAAAATCACGCAATCAAATTGTTAAATCAtcgagaaaaaattaatttaattgattcGTATCCGTATCTTCAAGAACAATGTACGTCAGAAGcatgttaaaaatacttttggcaTAATACAAATTTTGATATAAAGAGTTTTCATTCATCAAGAACATTTTTTACCagtaatatattaaaatatttttgatatcatAGCATGATAAGAATATTTTACGAACACGGAAAAGAGCTTCCATCCGATGTACGTATTCAGTACTTTATTCCCAAAGAACTCACTTATGAAACATAAACATTCTGAGCAAAACTCTATAATGGCGCGAATACTACGCGAATTTTCATAACGAGATGTAGACTATTTTTCGGAAAtatttacattgcttgaatttgtTTGTGAATTATAACCTAAGGAAATGTGataataaaatttttgtgaaaaagaaattcatacaCTAAAGGAAACTATGCAAATTACTTATCTGTGATATGTCATACTGTAAAACTTTTCAatactgttaaaaattaatttattaaatgccTATATTTTTCATCACAGTGTTGTCGAAgtgcaatttaaaattatgttgtgtctaattatgttataaaaaatatgttgtttGTAATAGTGTGTTTACAAACACTTTTTACCCATTCAACTTAATTGTATTTTCAATCGAATTGATGTATATTAATgatttaatctttacattttgattaaattaatacATGGAGAAGTATAATCCGCTGCGTGGCGTGTTGATAAGGCGCTGTAATTCAGCGTCGTGGTCCTGGGTTGTGATCCGTATGATTATGCGACATGTAAAAGATCACTAGGGTGTTCGTTTGGCCCTGAATGCCTTCAATGCGGTTTCGCATTCAAAAGAGCCCacgtgcctccatctggtgggaaaaTGGGCGTCAAAATTTTCTGTGTCGTTGACATCCGCGttttaatggtggcacatgaaagactgggtGCCGTTTTgtgggatcgcactaggtctgcaaaaagcTAAATAGCctaacgcagccccattagaaaagaAAGTACAAAAGGAGGAGACTGTGTTCTTCCTACAGTTCATACGACAAACAAGGATCTTACATTAGGAATCCTTTAATTACTCTTTAAAAAAGGAATCTTTAGCCCTTTTTGTGAAACAACTGATGGCTCTAGTAAAGTGGAATTTCCCCAGTTTCATGCTCTTAGTGTAAAtgcctgtttttttcttttttaaataaactttacttTGTGCTCTTGAACATGTCCATATGTAGGAGTGTCTGTGaattaacaattaattttcacaaaaacttACACCataaataacaaaacaaactcttcttcaaatttctttatttaaaaaggaaataaattttctgctCTATCACTGTAattgtttcaaaagttttctagcgtaaaaacatcaaaataacatTAAGAAGTTGTAAAGCTTTATATAAGAAGaaagttaaatataaaatgaaataaattctaACACAAAACATAGCTCAAAATTGGTGGCATATTTCAAATAGGGTTTGTAGTACTGTTAAAGGCAAtccaaaaagcaaaatattttaaaagtaaatatttaacgtGCTATTTATCAAGTACTACGTAAAAAGGTCTTGTAGGACATTTATATTAACTACACGACTTCTCTACATTTAAAGACTAACAATAGTTAGTCAAAAGTAGAAAACACTATTATTAAATGTAGTTTATTCAACTGTAAAAGTTCATGAAATAGTAAAAACATCACAtgataatttgtaaataaaatcatGTGCAAATTATCAGTGCTTGTAGAATTCAAAGGCCAGTCGTCAGCACGGTTCAGGATCAAAATCACAGTTAGAGCCTTGATATCGTATACGAAGGTTCCTACTTCGGTGTGTGGAATAGAATGTATAATTTTGATGAAGACCGATTAACATCGACATTTGCTTCAATCAGGGGCGCgcacagtgggggggggggacacgtgTTGGTCCGGCTCCAAGCCTGAAGAgggcctaatatttttaaaactagggttgAAATATATGAgtgaacaatatggagggggcctggaacagtcatttgtgacggggccccaaaatttctgtgcacgtccctggtTTCAATGCATTAAAACCGTAAGTTGGGAAATATTGTTTTAGTAGACAGACATGCTACATTACAAGTacgtattattaaaattttaaacagaaaaaactatagggggcaaTTTTACTGTAACAGACGCATCAGTTGTTGCACAAAATACCTTGCAAAGACTCCAAGTATGTTAGATACGTTTCATTGTAAGAAACATGAATCACATGAAATttataacgcttttttttttttctttgctcggTAAGGGACTACTAGAGATATATCCGTTTCTGagcaaagaaatattatttcttttattgcttctttaaatcttcaaaatttaattgaacCCGACAGAAGTAGTCCATGTTCTTCATAAagttcatgcaatgaaacaagGATCTAACATTTGAAGTTTCTGTAAGATATTTCGTGCAACAATTGATGATGTCTGTTGCCGTAGAGTTGCCTTAAGCTAAATTCAATTCGGTTTAAAAAATTGTCTATTTATATAAATTGGTAAAACCAACGTTAATAAGGACAAACATTGCAACTTATTCCATGCACGTGTGTTGGTGTAATTTACAACGAAGATACTCAAAGTAAGGAACAAACTAAAGTCATTCTTATTTTTCATGTTTGAATTCGGGCATTCGGTTTAGCACACAAAGTGTATTAGACATAGACATCCCCAAAACGAAAGCGGCTGACGAGCGGAGGACAGGGCCCTCAGTACTCCTCCCCGGCCATGTCCTCTTCGCCCTCCATGGAGTCCACGCCCACTTCTTCGTAGTCTTTCTCTAGGGCGGCCAAGTCCTCCCTGGCCTCCGCGAACTCGCCCTCCTCCATGCCTTCGCCCACGTACCAGTGCACGAACGCCCTCTTGGCGTACATGAGGTCGAACTTGTGGTCGAGACGGGCCCAGGCCTCGGCGATGGCAGTGGTGTTGGACAGCATGCAGACGGCCCGCTGGACCTTGGCCAGGTCCCCGCCCGGCACCACGGTGGGGGGTTGGTAGTTGATGCCAACCTGCGGGGAACAGATATTACATTGAAAGAGCGTGATGTTTATCAAAGCAATCTTTTCTTACCATTGCCATCGACAAATACACTTATGTCCAAAATAAAGGTCACAAACACGTTGAGGAAGAGAATATTCGACTATGGACTGACCCTAGAAGTCGCCGGATCTCAATACTATTGAACATGTTTCGGCCTAAAAGGAAGAGCCCTTGCACAGAGTAATCCGTCCTCCCCCTAATACTCCCCAAGAGTTAAAAGTCGCACTTTTGGAAGAATGGGCTTTGTCGTTGCCCCCAAGCATTTATTGACACCTTCATAAACAGTATGAAAGTTCGTTGTGAAGTTTGTATAGCAGTGCACAGTGATCACACTCCATATTAGGCAGGCTTTTCCCGAGATAATGCTTTATCTCTGATTTTTAATCTAACACTTTTTGATATAcccttttttcttaattttcaattaaaatcttGTCCATGTTGTTGTGCTTCTATGTTCTTTCTTCCAATGTAATATACCTCTGCGCCAAATTTCGTGGTAATACAGTGAATAGTTTTTCAACTTTCACAGATTTTGTGTTTGTGACCTTAATTATCTATATGAGTCTATGTTTCTCTGCAACgtcatatgaattttttttttttgtttgtttatttgttttttattacgcagCACTATTTCTTAGTAGAAAATTCTCTAGATGCTTCTGTTTTTGGCTACCCAATTTTCGAAAAAGGTTGAGATGTATCGTGCGCAATGTTGTGTTGCGAGTAAGtttaaaaaggtgcaaaaggggggggggatcttccaAAGCCTTCTTTGACAGTCTATGTAtacatttatacacataaaagCTGTTGCTCTAGTTGAAAACGAGAGTTCTAAGTTAGAAGACCATCATAATTTAGAGACTTGGAGAATTTTCCAGAACAGtttctgtttcaaaattttccagaaaaCCTAAATCTCTAGTTACTCCACAGCTTTAATTGAAACCCTTCTATATCGAGGTTGAGTTTAGCAATTATTAAGCTCCCTATATTGCAGGTCTCAAACTAGAAAGATGAATAGTAATTTTATTGTTCGTTTTCAAGATAGAAAACTAAAAGCTGACCGTTACCGAAAAATCAGCCAAACTTCCAGTTTATGGAGAATTGCTGCAGGAGTCAACTTCTCAAGAACTAACAATTTACTCCATTAACGGCTAGACTCACCAGTCAAGTGTAACCTCAGTTAGACATCCAAACCGTCGACTGAAGCCTTCGTCAAAGAATTCGAAGCTTCAATTGGCTGTTAGGATATGTGGCTGAGGTTTAACTCGACTAGTGAATATAGCCGTTTGAGTCATAGTGTCATCACAAATACAGGTTTCTGATGTCGAGGTTCTCACCTTAAATCCTGTGGGACACCAATCAACGAACTGTATGGTCCTTTTGGTCTTGATGGTGGCAATGGCTGCATTCACGTCTTTTGGCACAACATCTCCTCTGTACAGGAGACACACCGCCATGTACTTGCCGTGACGTGGGTCGCATTTGACCATCTGATTGGCTGGCTCGAAACAGGCGTTGGTGATTTCGGATACCGTCAACTGCTCGTGAAAAGCTTTCTCCGCAGAAATCACAGGTGCGTAAGTTGCTAATGGAAAATGGATCCTATATGGAAGGAAAGGAAAGGAAAGTTTTAAAGACATCTTGACtgtttcgtcatttttttttttttttttcctttttgatgtTGTGCCATCGACCGCCAAGGCAAGACTTTAAATGCCgtaacaaatgaaagttgctgcgagcgaggtcgGGCAGTTCCGGAGGATGTTAAAAAACTTCCCAGCCAAAGCcgtgtaagagtcctcatggttgtcttcacaggcggcaactttctacgaatagggtatgcaaaaacctgtaccacgctttgacaaatgcttggaaaatccaagagcaatgtcgaaaaatagcgtaagtaTGGTAGAATTTtgtccaataaatttctttgctctatctgcacttgttcctttttcatttcaaaacggtacttactttaaaaacgtgccTCGTGTAGGATTTTTTTCCCCCGGTAAAATATCATACATATTTCAACCAGTCATCGAACTGGTTTGTCATGTATTTTTGTTCCGCAACACATTTTTGCCTCATTTAAAAAAGTCCGAAGTTTTGTTCAAATAAGAAGCTCTAAAATTTAAAggtgaaatttttcttaaaaatttcaaactctaTCCATTTGATTTACATAATTGTCTTTAATCCAAATATTTTCAGTAGCTGACTGTTAACATTTAAAAGAAACTACTCAGTAGACTCCAGAGGTTGCACAATTCAATCTCAGATATAACTCTACATCCTCTCTGAGAAGGCAGAAGGAAAACAATCAAGGGTCAGAAATACGTATCCCCATTTCTACACGTTCATGTGTTGAACTACGTATTTCTATCGCAGTTTTATTATTGTTTCCAGCTACTTAACTTTATGCCTTAACGCTCTTATTCACCAGACAATTCGGTCCTCGATCAGACTAACAGCCGTCGAAGCCTTTTTCAACCAAGTAAAAACCTACTTTCAAGTGTTTGCCCAAGAGTCGAATAATCTGGTGAACATTAGCGTTGTTCAGGTAAATTATAATGAAAGTCTATGTTCATTcaatttctattcaagagtcacaactgacttcaactgtatttttatgtcgaggtctgcatactagtgccttgcctccattattttatataccgatagatggcagcaccatcaccggatcgaacagttaatgagaatttagaactagtccaagagctaatagctacctggtactagcacccccagaggtatcgtttcacttggaggacattgagaccacgagcatatttaacgtcgcccagtcccctttaatgacgacggtgggtcttcgaccagcggggatcgaacccgagccccttcggccccgagtccaatgccctaccgatcaggctaccacggcccatgtTCATTCACTCAAACTAGTTTTGATTATTGGTCATGATACCACTGtcgtaaaagttttagtttccaGTGAGATGCAATTACCTCGGATAGGGCACCAAGTTTGTCTGGAATTCTGTTAGATCAACGTTTAGGGCGCCGTCGAATCTAAGGGACGCGGTGATGGATGAGACAATCTGCCCGATGAGTCTGTTGAGGTTGGTGTAGGTAGGTCTTTCGATGTCGAGATTACGTCGGCAAATATCGTATATGGCTTCGTTGTCCACCATGAAGGCGCAGTCCGAGTGTTCCAGGGTGGTATGGGTGGTTAGTACGGAATTATATGGTTCCACTACTGCGGTTGAGAcctattaaagaaaaacaaaatctttgTGGTTTTTGCCAAGTTAATGGATTTtgataaattaaagttttattcaaataaataaataaataaaaataaaaaaggtcgcTGGACTAAGAAAATTAAGGAAATTCAACACAAGTAATCTGTTGTGGGGGGGAAAGATTTAAATAAATCGTTTATATTTTAGCAGGAGCAAGTAGCTAATAGTGGTGCCAGTGACTCTGTTTTTGTgggtgtaatttaaaaaaaaaaaaagaactttagtgtcagtgtttgaaatttcttccCTCTCATTAACTACCTAactgttagctttttttttttttttaatcaaatcttTTTCACGCTAGCAAAAATGATTTTGAGTCTGAAACAACTTTTCATCGTTTTGTTTGCTGTAAGAAAagagaaattattgaaaaatcgaGGAACATTTACAGCTTTAGATCATgcacaacattaaaaattttgggaTTGAAGCTATGTATAAAACTACAACTGCGTTATGAAGAGCGATGGAGAATAATACATAACGCACCGCACAATTAAAGGCACGGATTAATGCATGATCCAACTGATCATGCACAAGTTTGCATTTTTAGGTATAATCACTTCACATATTTTTCAAGTCTTTCTGAAAATGGTATTAAGACGTTTTTAGACCTACTTCAATGAACTTTGTTGATTTTTATACAATGGTAACAGATATGAATAGGACCAGGGAATATCAAAGTTAATCACAAAATCACATATAcaagcaaaattcaaaatattcgcttagttaaaaaagatattaaaagGCAAAACTGGCGGTTGCCACTAGCCACAgggtgaataattttaaaatcatctCTCAATGGGTACCCAATAAATAACTTACTGACCGACCTTAAAGTGTTCAAAAAGCATTAAGAAATAGGTAAACCCTTTTCcgccaaaattaaaaacaacCTTTGTGAACTAGATTAGTTAAACTACATTACAAACattagtaaatatatatttaggataacagttttcaaaaaaaagtgaaaaaaataatcgtTTTGCATTTTGAGTAAAAACTGGTCACTATTACCAAAAGGTGGCTGCCAATGACATTTTTACTAGTGGCCACTGGGGAAGGTATAATTTCCCGTTTTCACTGTCATAAGACAGAGTAAAATGAAAGGTTTTCATTAAATAACACTAATCCAGTAGCGCTTATAGTTGGATAAATGCCGAAAAGATGCAAATCCTAGTTTCTCTTCTCCTGGCAGTTTTCCAAGTAAATGATGAAGAGCCAGCAACGAGCGTGAGGAATTCCATCTGTCTACATGCACCAACGTGAGTGATTCCTGATAACAACCGCACGTTGACCAACAGAATTCAATTTCGTATCATCTAAGAACCAGGACTAATTTTCTTTCTACAGGAGAATTCCAGGTGAATGGAAGTTGGATTCAGTTAGAAGCAAATTACGTTTTCATGCACGTACAAGACAGTAATATTTCAGTCAATTAGAATATGACTCGTGTCAAGCGAAAGTGATAGAAATGTTAGTGTTCCTAActcctcatactttttttttggtcaattAGTGATTGCTTAATTGATTTCGGTATGTCATGGCTGATGTTCGTGTCATTTTGAGAGTGTTGTTCCTTTCTCTTTATAATGACACAGATAATTTTTTTACGGGTTTTTAGGCTTTAAGAATCATTTAgctcagcggttcccaaccattTTTGTGCTGAGTGCCACTCTGTCTAGAGAAAAAAGTTCTGCGCGccaatttccatttttaaaatatactgatgaaatataaaaacgagctgatgtgtgcctcacatgacttccttttactccattttaatgtcattttcccattattggcaattttaatgtgattcaatagtttaatctctaaatattaaaaacgatggccaaattaaaaccagataaaaaaaaaatcgccaaattttccgccaagttggcgacaaaacttggcgaccaaaagactggcgatatatcgccaagtgtccgccaaattgtaacaccacttaagtttgcattgatattaacaatgatttccccccaaaaaggtgcaaaagacccccttaggaacatccgaaagcaaccaaaaggggaggtgcacaactagaccccactacgagtctatgtaccaaatttcaactttctaggacataccatttttgagttatgcgagatacatacgcacatacgcacatacgcacatacgcacatacacacatacgcacatacatacagacgtcacgagaaaagtcgttgtaattacctcggtgatggtcaaaatggatatttcgcgtgtctatacattcttaggcacttttccgcatgtggtcgaatcgaaaaaaaaactcaacattcatttgggggtgagcaaaatggaaattaagggcgatttttgagtgaaaattttttcgcgaatacaatacttccttttttgtaaaaggaagtaaaaaagtgtgTGGGGAGGGGGACTGA
Encoded proteins:
- the LOC129234133 gene encoding uncharacterized protein LOC129234133; protein product: MGVGRSKEQTRQDLKYRIQEFNSRLQPALIQCNQAKTTFVTLSDLWSCSRMEVLDTLPAVAQEIDRHHHNVNIASLTGTSSSIAGGTAAIGGLILAPFSGGVSLALSAGGLVGTVAGSATTLGANLAEVYLTKELTEQASKVLQEDAFYTKALSDAFREVILHEQQVISILAELNNESLMEDLGKVLQVSPACDEELERRFRHLKEGANSLDDIVTLVRCLYPEDRAFLQQLNKTDNLFGGAPTFSRTLSSSSDFFQAMKELATLGPETIKKISGAALQSTTAEATWAATGAQVASFTTQMIAAGLGAIFVALDIYQFMKTSENYDKGSKTELAERMRMVAEQLALEKQQIEKLSDLYRKQLNVDVLKETS
- the LOC129234135 gene encoding tubulin alpha-1A chain-like → MPSDKTLGGGDDSFNTFFSETGAGKHVPRAVFVDLEPTVVDEVRTGTYRQLFHPEQLITGKEDAANNYARGHYTIGKEIVDLVLDRIRKLADQCTGLQGFLIFHSFGGGTGSGFTSLLMERLSVDYGKKSKLEFSIYPAPQVSTAVVEPYNSVLTTHTTLEHSDCAFMVDNEAIYDICRRNLDIERPTYTNLNRLIGQIVSSITASLRFDGALNVDLTEFQTNLVPYPRIHFPLATYAPVISAEKAFHEQLTVSEITNACFEPANQMVKCDPRHGKYMAVCLLYRGDVVPKDVNAAIATIKTKRTIQFVDWCPTGFKVGINYQPPTVVPGGDLAKVQRAVCMLSNTTAIAEAWARLDHKFDLMYAKRAFVHWYVGEGMEEGEFAEAREDLAALEKDYEEVGVDSMEGEEDMAGEEY